From Spirosoma aerolatum, one genomic window encodes:
- a CDS encoding quercetin 2,3-dioxygenase, protein MKTSTYRFIAALGCLLLQVVGSVSANAQQGPPVSLPANITAIQAITPQGELPGRVIPYYLRSGEGERYLVGGFVACLMARGIDTDNLYEWTVLTGGKGALLPSHTHAQTHEVIFVLDGEIDLWLSGQHYRMIKGDFASIPPGTTHAFRMQSHHTQLMSMNSGHQMTALYRTLGKPYAGYVQPSDEISALDPAALKQAEKAADIYFDGKPLLEGNAHRVVDTKLPKSVVPYVLAAGEGDHYTIADQLFGILCDNATTNGKLLVVTCEGPAGPMIGKHFHMKHSETFFCLDGQMRMVSNQVTLDVYPGDLVTLPAGTIHAYQHLKPYTHHIGLLTPGIFELFFRSQAPSTQHVYPQQPTGGLNASRFAELDIVPLERPGPPPSPRH, encoded by the coding sequence ATGAAAACCAGTACCTACCGTTTCATCGCTGCTTTGGGCTGCCTCCTGCTACAGGTTGTGGGCAGCGTCTCCGCCAACGCCCAGCAGGGACCTCCTGTGTCGCTCCCTGCCAACATTACCGCCATTCAGGCCATTACGCCCCAGGGGGAGTTACCCGGCCGGGTCATTCCGTATTACCTACGCAGTGGCGAAGGCGAACGCTACCTGGTTGGTGGCTTCGTCGCTTGTCTGATGGCCCGGGGTATCGATACCGATAACCTGTATGAGTGGACTGTGCTGACAGGTGGAAAGGGGGCGCTGCTGCCTTCGCATACCCATGCCCAAACGCATGAGGTAATTTTTGTGCTCGATGGCGAAATTGACTTGTGGCTTTCCGGCCAACATTACCGCATGATTAAAGGCGATTTCGCTAGCATTCCGCCCGGAACCACCCACGCCTTTCGGATGCAGTCGCATCATACTCAGTTGATGTCGATGAACAGCGGTCATCAGATGACCGCGCTTTACAGGACGCTGGGTAAACCGTATGCGGGGTACGTGCAGCCCTCAGATGAGATTTCCGCCTTGGACCCGGCCGCGCTCAAACAGGCTGAGAAAGCCGCCGACATCTACTTTGATGGCAAACCTCTATTGGAAGGCAACGCTCATCGCGTCGTTGACACCAAACTACCTAAAAGCGTTGTGCCGTATGTACTGGCCGCTGGCGAAGGGGATCATTATACCATTGCCGATCAGTTGTTTGGCATCCTCTGCGACAACGCGACCACCAACGGTAAACTGCTGGTAGTCACCTGCGAAGGCCCGGCTGGGCCGATGATCGGAAAACATTTTCACATGAAGCACTCTGAAACGTTTTTTTGTCTTGATGGGCAAATGCGGATGGTGTCGAACCAGGTGACGCTCGACGTATACCCCGGCGATCTTGTCACGCTGCCAGCAGGTACGATTCATGCTTATCAGCACCTGAAGCCGTATACGCATCACATAGGTTTGCTGACACCGGGCATTTTTGAGTTATTTTTCCGTTCGCAGGCCCCCTCCACGCAGCATGTCTATCCGCAACAGCCCACGGGAGGCCTCAACGCCAGCCGGTTTGCCGAGCTGGACATCGTGCCCTTGGAGCGTCCCGGCCCGCCACCCTCGCCCCGGCACTAA
- a CDS encoding methyltransferase RsmF C-terminal domain-like protein, with translation MNAYDLHTASGSPTDLPSAFRDQMQAQLGSEFADFQQVLTRPAPVSIRLNPRKPVYDTTDLNPIPWCNDKGPIQGFYLAERPSFTLDPLFQAGAYYVQEASSMLLYEALKQSVKLSRPLRVLDLCAAPGGKSTLLASALSVDSLLVCNEVIRSRVSVLRENLDKWGYSNVVVTNHDPEDMTNLSGFFDVVVVDAPCSGEGLFRKDPDAIQEWSEASVQLCSARQKRILDAAIPLLDERGILIYSTCTYNDSENLDNVRYLTENGFRNRPLILPADWQIVEKYVDNSVGYQCYPHRVQGEGFFISVFQKMTFTASVKLDARTFRSIRALRPRETSTAMKWLEHPANFSFWEKPNGDVMALPKSLEKTFLFLDSALRNKGFGLEMGQFKGQDFIPSHALALSTDCNQNLPAIELSKENALRYFKKENLVFDEPVKGWLLARYKGLNLGWVKGVGNRVNNYLPKDWRIRMDIKEYV, from the coding sequence ATGAATGCTTATGACCTCCACACGGCTTCCGGGTCACCGACCGATCTTCCTTCTGCGTTTCGTGACCAGATGCAGGCACAATTGGGTTCTGAATTCGCTGATTTCCAGCAAGTATTGACAAGGCCAGCACCCGTCAGCATCCGTCTGAACCCCCGTAAGCCCGTTTACGATACGACTGATTTGAATCCGATTCCCTGGTGTAACGATAAGGGGCCGATTCAGGGATTTTATTTAGCGGAACGCCCGAGCTTTACGCTAGATCCCCTGTTTCAGGCGGGTGCGTATTATGTGCAGGAGGCCTCGTCGATGTTGTTGTACGAAGCCCTGAAGCAAAGTGTAAAGCTGAGTCGCCCGCTCCGTGTGCTGGACTTATGCGCTGCGCCCGGCGGCAAAAGTACTTTACTAGCGTCGGCTCTGTCGGTCGATAGTTTGCTGGTATGCAATGAAGTGATTCGGAGCCGGGTATCGGTTTTGCGCGAAAATCTGGACAAATGGGGCTATTCAAACGTAGTGGTAACGAATCACGACCCCGAAGACATGACCAATCTGTCAGGCTTTTTTGATGTGGTCGTGGTCGATGCACCCTGTTCGGGCGAAGGGCTTTTCCGGAAGGACCCGGACGCTATTCAGGAATGGTCGGAAGCGAGTGTTCAACTTTGCTCGGCCCGGCAGAAACGGATTCTGGATGCGGCTATTCCACTATTGGATGAACGGGGTATTTTGATTTATAGCACCTGTACCTACAACGACAGCGAGAATCTTGACAATGTTCGGTATCTGACTGAAAACGGATTCAGGAACCGTCCGCTGATTTTACCCGCTGACTGGCAGATTGTTGAAAAGTATGTGGATAACTCCGTTGGTTACCAATGTTATCCACATCGAGTGCAGGGAGAAGGCTTTTTTATCAGTGTTTTTCAGAAAATGACCTTTACGGCGTCTGTCAAACTGGATGCCCGCACATTCCGTAGTATCCGGGCACTGCGTCCGCGCGAAACATCGACGGCCATGAAGTGGCTGGAACATCCCGCCAATTTTTCGTTCTGGGAAAAGCCCAACGGCGACGTGATGGCCTTACCGAAATCGCTGGAAAAAACGTTTCTGTTTCTGGATAGCGCCCTGCGCAACAAAGGTTTTGGCCTGGAGATGGGCCAGTTCAAGGGGCAGGATTTTATTCCGTCGCACGCCCTGGCTCTCAGTACCGACTGTAATCAGAATCTACCGGCTATTGAGCTAAGTAAAGAAAACGCGCTCCGGTATTTTAAGAAAGAAAATCTGGTATTCGACGAGCCCGTCAAAGGCTGGTTACTCGCTCGGTACAAGGGGCTGAATCTGGGCTGGGTAAAAGGGGTCGGCAATCGGGTCAATAATTATCTGCCCAAAGACTGGCGCATTCGGATGGATATAAAAGAATACGTATGA
- a CDS encoding enoyl-ACP reductase FabI, translating into MAYGLLNGKRGIISGALNEQSIAWKIALKAKEEGASITLTNAPIAMRMGEIKQLAEQTGAEIIPADATSVDDLTNLFTKSQEVLGGKVDFVLHSIGMSPNIRKGKAYTDLNYEWLKQTLDISAVSFHKMMQVAYKLDAINEWGSVVALTYMAAQRTFPFYTDMADAKAMLESIARSFGYRYGKYRKVRVNTVSQSPTQTTAGGGIGGFDKFFDFADKTAPLGNATADQCADYVITLFSDLTRMVTMQNLFHDGGFSMTGISEEVMNLITKE; encoded by the coding sequence ATGGCTTACGGATTACTGAACGGAAAACGCGGCATCATTTCGGGTGCTCTGAACGAACAATCAATCGCCTGGAAAATCGCCCTGAAAGCGAAAGAAGAAGGGGCTAGTATTACGCTGACTAACGCGCCGATTGCCATGCGCATGGGCGAAATCAAACAGTTAGCCGAACAAACAGGAGCCGAAATTATTCCGGCCGATGCTACCTCGGTCGACGACCTGACCAATCTTTTTACGAAATCGCAGGAAGTGCTGGGCGGTAAAGTCGATTTTGTGCTGCATAGTATCGGCATGAGCCCCAACATCCGTAAGGGCAAAGCCTACACCGATCTGAACTACGAATGGCTCAAACAAACGCTTGATATTTCGGCTGTTTCGTTCCATAAAATGATGCAGGTCGCCTACAAGCTCGACGCTATCAATGAGTGGGGTTCGGTAGTGGCACTTACCTATATGGCTGCCCAACGGACATTCCCGTTCTATACCGACATGGCGGATGCTAAAGCCATGCTCGAATCCATTGCCCGTAGCTTTGGCTATCGCTATGGAAAATACCGCAAAGTTCGGGTCAATACGGTATCGCAGTCGCCAACGCAAACCACAGCGGGTGGCGGTATCGGTGGTTTTGACAAGTTTTTTGACTTTGCCGACAAAACGGCTCCGCTGGGTAACGCTACGGCTGATCAATGCGCCGACTACGTTATCACCCTTTTCTCCGACCTGACTCGCATGGTAACCATGCAGAACCTCTTCCACGATGGTGGCTTCTCGATGACTGGTATCTCGGAGGAAGTAATGAATCTGATCACGAAAGAGTAA
- a CDS encoding alkaline phosphatase D family protein yields MKTLLTLLSFGTLILVGCHSTKPSTATNDQSRSAPTADPSKPMTTIAFGSCSDQKRPKPLWDDIVAQKPDLWIWLGDNIYGDSENMDTLRAKYAIQKANPGYQQLRQTSTIIGVWDDHDYGVNDGGKEYPMRKQSQQVMLDFLDVPTDSPLRMQEGGYSSHVYGPKGQRVKVILLDARYFRDPLKKENKKNVPDPTGDMLGETQWQWLENELTNSDADVHIIGSGVQVLPEEHVYEKWANFTTARKRLLDLLSKTKPKGAFFISGDRHMAEVSKVNVPGLSYDIYDITSSGLTHVSAPHEEPNRHRIGNMVTELNYGLITINWASKPLTATVRINGDNRATYLTQEMKF; encoded by the coding sequence ATGAAAACCCTGCTTACGCTTCTCTCTTTTGGCACATTGATACTGGTTGGCTGCCACTCCACGAAACCCAGCACCGCAACGAATGATCAATCCCGGTCTGCTCCAACTGCCGACCCATCCAAGCCCATGACAACCATCGCTTTCGGCTCGTGCAGCGACCAGAAGCGCCCCAAACCGCTATGGGATGATATCGTGGCACAGAAGCCTGACCTCTGGATCTGGCTGGGCGATAACATCTACGGCGATTCGGAAAATATGGATACACTCCGGGCTAAATATGCCATTCAGAAAGCCAATCCGGGGTATCAGCAGTTGCGCCAAACCTCGACAATCATTGGCGTTTGGGATGATCATGATTACGGAGTAAACGATGGTGGAAAAGAATATCCAATGCGAAAACAAAGCCAGCAAGTGATGCTCGATTTTCTGGACGTGCCTACCGATAGCCCTTTACGCATGCAGGAGGGCGGTTATTCCTCGCACGTATATGGTCCAAAAGGACAACGAGTGAAAGTCATTCTGCTGGATGCCCGGTATTTTCGTGACCCGCTTAAGAAAGAGAATAAGAAAAATGTACCCGACCCAACGGGCGATATGCTGGGGGAAACCCAGTGGCAATGGCTCGAAAACGAACTGACTAACTCCGATGCCGATGTGCATATTATTGGCAGTGGGGTTCAGGTATTGCCCGAAGAACACGTCTATGAAAAGTGGGCCAACTTCACGACTGCCCGCAAACGGCTACTGGATTTATTGAGCAAGACCAAACCCAAAGGCGCCTTTTTCATCAGTGGTGATCGCCATATGGCCGAAGTATCGAAGGTTAACGTACCCGGTCTGTCCTATGACATATATGATATTACCAGCAGTGGGCTGACACACGTATCAGCTCCCCATGAAGAACCCAACCGCCACCGTATTGGCAACATGGTTACGGAACTAAACTATGGACTAATTACCATCAATTGGGCTTCAAAGCCATTAACGGCAACGGTACGGATCAACGGTGATAACCGGGCAACCTATTTAACCCAGGAGATGAAATTTTAG
- a CDS encoding nuclear transport factor 2 family protein gives MGKETIHKSIIRDFYRRAVGEGDLAFAEQIIADDYIQHSTTVKPGKPGLLEALAYMKQMPKPPATSAPFMRLIAEGDYVVTNMSFGWAGKQKAVIDLFRFRDGQVVEHWDAMADQPETTLNGHALIDGPLPRETPQSTSQNKTLVTDCMEQIFINRQLEKLSDFVADTLKQHRPEIANGLSGLKTYLQPQPEYQTVEKVLLIIAEGDFVVVQSSGTWQQKPTVFYDVFRLDEGLIVEHWGLK, from the coding sequence ATGGGAAAAGAAACCATCCATAAATCAATCATTCGCGATTTCTACCGTCGGGCGGTAGGGGAAGGCGACCTGGCCTTTGCCGAACAAATCATCGCCGACGATTATATCCAGCATAGTACAACCGTAAAACCTGGGAAGCCGGGCTTGCTGGAAGCGCTTGCCTATATGAAGCAGATGCCTAAACCACCTGCGACATCAGCACCTTTTATGCGCCTGATTGCCGAAGGCGACTATGTGGTTACAAACATGAGCTTTGGCTGGGCGGGTAAACAGAAAGCCGTTATTGACCTGTTCCGATTTCGGGATGGACAGGTTGTGGAGCATTGGGACGCTATGGCCGACCAGCCCGAAACGACTCTGAATGGGCACGCGCTCATCGATGGCCCTTTGCCCCGCGAAACACCACAGTCAACAAGCCAGAACAAAACTTTGGTTACTGATTGTATGGAGCAGATTTTTATAAATCGTCAGCTAGAAAAGCTTTCCGACTTCGTTGCTGATACGCTCAAACAGCATCGGCCCGAAATTGCGAATGGCCTTTCGGGTTTAAAAACCTATTTGCAGCCACAGCCGGAGTACCAAACGGTTGAAAAAGTGCTTCTGATCATTGCCGAAGGGGATTTTGTCGTCGTTCAGTCGTCAGGAACCTGGCAGCAGAAACCGACGGTCTTCTATGATGTTTTCCGGCTGGATGAAGGGCTGATTGTGGAGCATTGGGGATTGAAGTAG
- a CDS encoding alpha/beta hydrolase — MKRLFAISGLLLVALGIGYWVGPTAHPDAVKDEVITLDPDLVQLEQRIAELERQSDVRPDNEARIVWVDSLHKVRTPYSIVYLPGFSASWAEGDPIHKEIAKHFGCNLYLARPAEHGINAPDAFKNITPANYAASAERALAIGKALGEKVIVMGTSAGGMLSLYLAAHHPEIDGLILYSPCIAVANPVLKLVTGPWGKQILDQVFQGEYLINTHYSGERSRYWLPKYHTNGLITLQTMLDTYMTPEQFQQVKQPVFLGYYYKDEDHQDQTVSVAAMLKMYDELGTPADKKRKEAFPDADAHVIASHFTSKDLPGVYRATEAFMSDVLKLPQATTLVAGVAFSHKGNSTKK, encoded by the coding sequence ATGAAACGACTATTCGCTATTTCTGGTCTATTACTGGTTGCTCTCGGCATAGGGTATTGGGTCGGCCCAACGGCACATCCTGATGCCGTTAAGGATGAGGTTATTACGCTTGATCCCGATCTGGTACAACTGGAGCAACGTATTGCCGAGTTGGAGCGTCAGTCGGATGTACGACCCGACAATGAAGCCCGGATTGTCTGGGTCGATAGCCTGCATAAAGTCAGAACACCGTACAGCATCGTGTATCTGCCCGGTTTTTCGGCGAGCTGGGCCGAAGGCGACCCCATTCATAAAGAAATTGCCAAACACTTTGGTTGTAATCTGTACCTCGCCCGACCAGCCGAACATGGCATTAACGCACCCGATGCCTTTAAAAACATTACACCTGCCAACTACGCAGCGTCGGCCGAACGGGCACTGGCTATCGGTAAGGCTTTGGGAGAAAAGGTAATCGTTATGGGTACGTCGGCAGGAGGTATGCTGTCGTTGTATCTGGCGGCTCATCACCCCGAAATTGACGGGCTGATTTTGTATTCACCTTGTATAGCCGTTGCCAATCCGGTTTTAAAACTGGTGACGGGGCCCTGGGGAAAACAGATTCTCGATCAGGTATTTCAGGGCGAGTACCTGATTAATACCCATTACAGTGGCGAACGGTCGCGGTATTGGTTGCCGAAATACCATACGAACGGTCTGATTACGCTCCAGACGATGCTCGATACCTACATGACGCCCGAACAGTTTCAGCAGGTGAAGCAGCCGGTATTTCTGGGGTATTATTATAAAGATGAAGACCATCAAGATCAGACGGTATCGGTAGCTGCCATGCTGAAGATGTATGATGAATTGGGTACACCTGCCGATAAAAAACGAAAAGAAGCGTTTCCAGATGCTGATGCGCATGTAATAGCCTCGCATTTTACATCGAAAGACTTACCAGGCGTGTATCGGGCAACAGAAGCTTTTATGAGCGATGTGCTAAAATTGCCTCAGGCCACAACACTCGTTGCAGGAGTAGCTTTCAGTCACAAGGGCAATTCGACAAAAAAATAA
- the bioA gene encoding adenosylmethionine--8-amino-7-oxononanoate transaminase yields MNDLAERDRAVIWHPFTQMQTAPAPIAIASGKGSVLYGTDGREYLDMISSWWVNLYGHAHPHIAQRVAKQLQTLEHVIFADFTHEPAVELAERLLAILPQNQKRVFYSDNGSTAVEVALKMAFQYWHNLGKPRRKVVALENAYHGDTFGAMAVGGRSAFTAPFAPFLFDVDYLPTPVPGQETDVLQQAEALFTEDTAAFIVEPLVQGAGGMIMYKPEVLDNLIKLARRRGTLVIADEVMTGFGRTGRLFASDHLVEKPDLMCLSKGLTGGTMALSITTCTQAIYEAFLSTDKHKTLFHGHSFTANPVACTAALASMDLLLLTETQQAIQRITQKHTEFVQELANHSTVENIRQQGTLLAFDLKAGEQTSYFNSIRDVAYSFLLERGILMRPLGNVLYLMPPYCTTNAQLNYTYNTLKELLRTL; encoded by the coding sequence ATGAATGATTTAGCAGAACGCGACCGGGCTGTGATCTGGCATCCGTTCACGCAGATGCAAACAGCTCCTGCCCCCATAGCTATTGCAAGCGGCAAAGGCTCTGTACTTTACGGGACAGATGGCCGCGAGTATCTGGACATGATCTCGTCATGGTGGGTCAACTTGTACGGACATGCCCATCCTCATATTGCTCAACGGGTGGCCAAGCAGCTTCAAACACTTGAGCATGTCATTTTTGCCGATTTCACGCACGAACCAGCAGTTGAACTGGCCGAGCGCTTGCTGGCTATTTTACCCCAAAATCAGAAGCGGGTTTTCTATTCCGACAATGGCTCAACGGCTGTTGAAGTAGCTTTAAAGATGGCGTTCCAATACTGGCATAACCTGGGCAAACCCCGTCGAAAGGTAGTGGCGCTGGAGAATGCCTATCATGGTGATACATTTGGCGCGATGGCTGTTGGCGGTCGAAGTGCCTTTACAGCCCCATTTGCGCCTTTTCTATTCGATGTCGATTACCTGCCTACCCCTGTTCCTGGTCAGGAAACCGATGTACTGCAACAGGCCGAAGCTTTATTTACAGAAGACACAGCGGCTTTCATTGTCGAGCCCCTGGTACAAGGCGCAGGAGGTATGATTATGTATAAGCCCGAAGTACTCGACAATTTAATTAAGCTGGCACGTCGTCGGGGCACACTAGTTATTGCCGATGAGGTCATGACCGGCTTTGGGCGTACAGGCCGTCTGTTTGCTTCTGATCATTTGGTGGAAAAACCCGACCTGATGTGTTTATCCAAAGGGCTGACGGGCGGTACCATGGCCTTAAGTATAACCACCTGTACACAAGCTATTTACGAAGCCTTCCTATCGACCGACAAACATAAGACACTTTTCCACGGACACTCATTTACAGCTAATCCAGTGGCCTGTACAGCCGCCTTAGCCAGTATGGATCTGCTACTGTTGACCGAAACCCAGCAGGCGATTCAACGAATTACCCAAAAGCACACTGAGTTTGTCCAGGAATTAGCTAACCATTCAACGGTTGAAAATATCCGGCAACAGGGTACTTTACTTGCCTTCGATTTGAAAGCTGGCGAACAAACGTCATACTTCAATAGTATTCGCGATGTAGCGTATAGCTTTCTGCTTGAACGGGGTATTTTGATGCGTCCACTTGGCAATGTTTTATACCTGATGCCACCTTATTGTACTACGAATGCGCAATTGAATTATACCTATAATACGCTTAAAGAATTACTACGTACACTATAG
- a CDS encoding KdsC family phosphatase, which translates to MAAIQDRFTHIKTFIFDVDGVLTDGSVHLLASGERFRSVHIRDTYAIEQALKAGFRVGILSSSNADGVRNWLTNMNVKDIFMGGPSDQKVNAYLGYIARDGLNESEILYMGDDLPDYTILSRPDVLSACPADAVDAVQAICKYISPRPGGGGAVRDVIEQVMRAQGKWPF; encoded by the coding sequence ATGGCAGCTATACAGGATCGCTTTACACACATCAAAACGTTCATATTCGATGTCGACGGCGTATTGACCGACGGCAGTGTTCATCTGCTGGCATCGGGCGAACGCTTTCGTTCCGTTCATATTCGAGATACTTACGCCATCGAGCAGGCTCTAAAAGCGGGGTTTCGGGTTGGTATCTTATCTTCGTCCAATGCCGATGGCGTTCGGAACTGGCTAACCAATATGAATGTAAAAGACATTTTTATGGGTGGCCCTTCTGATCAGAAAGTAAACGCCTACCTCGGCTACATTGCCCGCGACGGTCTGAACGAGTCGGAAATTCTCTACATGGGCGACGACCTTCCCGACTACACCATTCTGAGTCGCCCGGATGTATTGAGCGCCTGCCCAGCCGATGCGGTCGATGCGGTACAGGCCATCTGCAAGTATATATCGCCCAGGCCGGGTGGAGGGGGAGCCGTTCGGGATGTTATTGAACAGGTCATGCGTGCCCAGGGCAAGTGGCCTTTCTAA
- a CDS encoding tetratricopeptide repeat protein yields MEPINAINPTTGRVRSFLKSLQQLAWFELFEKWFGVGVKLLWLSLFIAFCIYLRKEYKKTIYYVQDFKVPPVWVEQGYSGEVVKQAILDEIDTIMDGIYGMNRSMVGSNEDNTEFLNELSVEGFNLRAVTKSILALLGKQDKTIGGYITLSDSSQHVSIQVSEQITQPLSISRHEPAQNLIHKAALEIMKVRSTKALITYYMIKKDSVMVDKVYAYLKKHRELMADYYFYMTSVAVALNSLNYEEAFAWSDSAARQFPNDKLAYYTRAEIYMTLASHSKADSATTRKHKQLFVDNMRKVVEPGLPAQADNLAQTATFYLAGFYARENDAESLIHLMEHTRLETRLSAPIYNALAYGYIARKDFKKAEEALHIAIAQAGQVGDYWDSLAELHSLKGNDSLAVVYLGKALKSPQKSEAVSAKAYQGDYRWQRLRKRTDFQQLLKPYMADGV; encoded by the coding sequence GTGGAACCAATTAACGCTATTAATCCAACCACCGGACGGGTCAGGTCCTTTTTGAAAAGCCTTCAACAATTAGCCTGGTTTGAATTATTTGAAAAATGGTTTGGCGTCGGCGTAAAACTGCTTTGGCTAAGCCTTTTTATTGCATTTTGTATTTACCTGCGCAAGGAGTATAAAAAAACCATTTACTACGTGCAGGATTTTAAAGTACCACCCGTTTGGGTAGAACAGGGCTACAGCGGAGAAGTCGTCAAACAAGCCATTCTCGATGAGATAGACACCATCATGGACGGTATTTATGGCATGAATCGGTCCATGGTGGGCAGTAATGAAGATAATACGGAATTTTTGAATGAGCTTTCCGTTGAAGGGTTTAACCTTCGGGCCGTTACTAAATCAATTCTGGCCCTGCTGGGCAAGCAAGATAAAACCATCGGAGGATACATTACCCTCAGCGACTCCAGTCAACACGTATCCATACAGGTATCTGAGCAGATCACCCAGCCCTTGTCCATCAGTCGACATGAACCCGCTCAAAACCTGATTCATAAAGCCGCGCTGGAGATTATGAAGGTGCGTTCGACGAAAGCCTTAATTACGTATTACATGATCAAGAAAGATTCGGTGATGGTGGATAAGGTGTATGCTTACCTGAAAAAACATCGGGAGTTGATGGCCGATTATTATTTCTACATGACTTCAGTTGCCGTTGCTTTAAATAGTCTGAACTATGAAGAAGCCTTTGCCTGGTCGGATAGTGCAGCCAGGCAATTCCCTAATGACAAGTTGGCTTATTATACCCGGGCAGAAATTTATATGACTTTAGCATCTCATAGTAAGGCCGATTCAGCAACGACCCGAAAACATAAGCAATTATTCGTTGACAACATGCGTAAAGTGGTAGAGCCAGGTCTACCGGCCCAGGCAGATAATTTGGCTCAGACCGCTACTTTTTATTTAGCCGGGTTCTATGCCCGGGAAAATGATGCAGAATCGCTAATCCATCTGATGGAGCATACTCGCCTGGAGACTAGACTGAGTGCTCCCATTTATAATGCATTAGCCTATGGCTACATAGCTCGCAAAGACTTTAAAAAAGCAGAAGAGGCTCTACACATTGCCATTGCTCAAGCGGGCCAGGTGGGCGACTATTGGGACTCCCTGGCTGAATTGCATAGCCTGAAGGGCAACGATTCACTAGCCGTAGTCTATCTAGGAAAGGCGTTAAAATCCCCTCAGAAATCAGAGGCCGTGTCAGCCAAAGCCTATCAGGGAGACTACCGCTGGCAGCGGCTACGCAAACGCACGGATTTTCAGCAATTGCTGAAACCGTATATGGCTGACGGCGTTTGA